The Heptranchias perlo isolate sHepPer1 chromosome 31, sHepPer1.hap1, whole genome shotgun sequence genomic interval TCTCTGCGTATCTCGCTCCCGCTGTCCCTCGCTCCCGCTGTCCCTCGCTCCCGCTGTCCCTCGCTCGCAGTATCTATCACAACTtagaactcactcccgggtatccattactcTCAAAGTCATTGGTTTAAACCCAAACAAGTCCATTGCAGTAATTACTGATGTATCGAGTTACCATGCACTGAGCAGATCACCAGTAACATTGCTGGAGTTTCAAACAGGTTACTTGTCTCACTGACAGAGGCTGCCAGGAAGCACGAGAGAAGCTTTGGCATCAATGGGATGGACCAGCAGGGGAGCTGGAGCCTGCTGCAGGCTCCATCCAATATCATTCCGTTAATCTAGAGGATCTCATCGATTTCTAAAGCTCCAGGCGGGGATTTACCAGTGATTCGAACAACGTAAGTTCCAGTGAAGGAGAGAAAGTAAGTATATCATCATTAGAGGGCAAGAAAAGAGCCGTAGGTCTATTCACCTTATCCccgagaaagaaaggacttgtatttatatcgtgcctttcaccaactcaggacgtcccaaagctctttacagcaaatgaagtccttttgaagtgtagtcaatgttataATGTAgacaaacgcggcagccaatttgcgcacagcaagatccacaaacagcaatgaaataaatggtcaATTAAATTTCCTTCCTGACTCCTTAAGGCAATCAAACCAAGCTCCAGGAGACTGCATTAACCCATAATACATCAGTGGACAGAGCTAACCCCCTGCCCCAGTGCATCCCAATATCATCCTCCCTCAGCACATTGTAAGAGTCGGTGATGTACTCgtacttcacacacacactcatgaaCACACGCAATCACTCACgcactcatgcactcactcaaacacacgcatgcacacacacacatgcactcacacgTGCACACAGCCAACAGCTCCCACCTCTGACCTTCACTGGCTCCACCCTCCGTCCTCCAGCTGTCGATGTTCTCAGTCTCACTGTCTCCTCTGGTCCCATATCTCCATCACTAAAGTTGGCCCCATGAACCTTGGTTTGCTTCTTGCTGCCAAACAGTCCTTTTCCCTCAACAATTCTGAACTATCTCTTAATCCTAAGTTTGTCCAAGACTCAAATTCTGATCCTGTATCTGAGGAAACTCTTCTAGCTGGAGAGGATAACAGAAAATACTCGTCATCTGAAAggccatccctctctcacctctaaCCTCTAATTATTGCagcctttcttcctctctctggtTTTTTGATATTAATTTGGGCATCGCTCCCTCTCAACCTCCAAACAACTCTCCTTAcacatctcctcctccctccacatctcctcctccctccacacctcctcctccctccacacctcctcctccctccacacctcctcctcctccctccacacctccttctccctccacacctcctcctccctccctccacacctcctcctccctccacacctcctcctcacacacacacctcctcctccctccacacctcctcctcctccacacctcctcctccctccacacctcctcctcacacacacacctcctcctcctccctccacacctcctcctccctccacacctcctcctccctccacacctcctcctccctccacacctcctcctccctccacacctcctcctcacacacacacctcctcctccctccacacctcctcctccctccacacctcctcctcacacacacacctcctcctccctccacacctcctcctcacacacacacctcctcctcacacacacacctcctcctccctccacacctcctcctccctccacacctcctcctccctccacacctcctcctcacacacacacctcctcctccctccacacctcctcctccctccacacctcctcctcacacacacacctcctcctccctccacacctcctcctcacacacacacctcctcctcacacacacacctcctcctccctccacacctcctcctccctccacacctcctcctccctccacacctcctcctccctccacacctcctcctccctccacacctcctcctccctccacacctcctcctcacacacacacctcctcctccctccacacctcctcctcacacacacacctcctcctccctccacacctcctcctccctccacatctcctcctcacacacacacctcctcctccctccacacctcctcctccctccacacctcctcctcacacacacacctccacctccctccacacctccacctccctccacacctcctcctcacacacacacctcctcctccctccacacctcctcctccctccacacctcctcctcacacacacacctcctcctccctccacacctcctcctccctccacacctcctcctcacacacacacctcctcctccctccacacctcctcctccctccacacctcctcctccctccacacctcctcctcacacacacacctcctcctccctccacacctccacctccctccacacctcctcctcacacacacacctcctcctccctccacacctcctcctccctccacacctcctcctcacacacacacctcctcctccctccacacctcctcctccctccacacctcctcctcacacacacacctcctcctccctccacacctcctcctcacacacacacctcctcctcacacacacacctcctcctccctccacacctcctcctccctccctccacacttcctcctccctccacacttcctcctccctccacacttcctcctctctccacacttcctcctccctccacacttcctcctccctcacttcctcctccctccacacttcctcctccctcacctcctcctccctcacctcctcctccctccacacttcctcctccctcacctcctcctccctcacctcctcctccctccacacctcctcctcccttcctcctccctacAAACTCTTCCTACTTCTTACACACTCTTTCTCCTCCCTAAACCCATCCAGGTCAAACGCTCTGAACCTTCAGCTCTTGGTTTCAGCCCCTCTGTAACACTTGAACAGAGTGAAGTTGAAAAGAAGCAATGGATAATAAAATAAGACGAGGATCTGAAAATCAGAAACGGAAAAAAGAACTGATAAAATTATAGGGAGACTGAGAAAGacgtagagagagtgagaaataaatatgaatagggagagagagtcatGAAAAGTAagagagatatagacagagaaagacaggtaGACAGAAAGAGACAAATAGAGTGAGAAATAGATGGAGACAAAaagaattggagagggagagagacacaggcagagagagggagtgaaactaAAAGGCACAAAGAAatagacagaaaaagagagagatagacagaaaaagAAAGTCTGACGGAAAGAgttaaagagagagggagagagagaggtacagagagagggagaaatcatgaaaatacatgaaaaggaaCAAAGGGTGAGGAGACTCTGGTGAAGGAAACAGGCTCTCATTGTGACAACAGAGTCCAGTActtcacattttaattatttttaatatttgtgattttaaaaagttgaaactcccccctcccccccccggtgtAAAATTTCTCTCCACTGTCGCAGAACTCTGTCTGCCTGAAGTGTGGAGTGAGACACCTGTGTCTGTTCCCAGCATCGAACCAATGTAAATCTGTCAAGTTAAGTTTCACTCCGCGTATCGCCAGATCAGGCAAATCGTAATTAAACTGAAAAGTTTGCAGGCAGCAAATCGGAGTTTCCTGAAGCTGAAATCGGCAGacttcaggcagcttctgtggaagAATAGTGACACCTTCTGGAGGAACTGCCATTAGTGGGCAAaataaaaaaactgcagatgctggaatcagaaacagacacagaaaacTGCCAGAGCAGGAACTTGGTTAAAGATGCACTGGTAGCTAGTGTTaattaaggtgtcagctgtggctcaggggGTAGCACTGTCaccaggtcatgggttcgagccccactccagagactttgagcatgcaatctaggctggcattcccagtgcagtactgtgggagtgctgcactgtcgatgatgtcgtctttcggatgagacattaaactgaggccccgtctgtcctcttggGTAGATGCAAGCACTcctatggcaccatttgaagacgagcaggtgtGAAtcctccctggtgccctggtcaatgtttatccctcaaacaatatcacataaacagattatctggttgttattttattgatgtttgtgtgcaaattggctgctgtgtttgcctacactacaatagtgactgcacttcaaaagtgcttggggatgtcctgaggttgtgaaaggcgctatagaaattcaGGTCTTTCTTTATTTCAGTGAGGTGCTGAGTTTGCTGTTTTGAGCTCTGATAATTGGGATGCTTGAAATAGAAGGCCCGATTTTATCCCGGAGTGGGAGAGCTGGGGCCGGACtgaattggggggggtggggggggaggatgaaACTGGCGACTGCCACGAACATGTTGGAAACGCAGCGGGTAGCGCCCTCACACGCACCGTTCATGccaggcaggcagggttaaaatcagggctagtgTCATTGCCCCAGGGTTggtagggaaggggggggggggaaacatgcCAAGAACCACCTCCCTGATCGTCAATCAGCGACCCCTACTGGGAAGTGCCTGTGTATGCAGATCTCAGATAAGGACAAATTGGGCTTTGGCTGTGATGCTGCCCCTGTGGTCGAATAGCCCGTTGACATTGTCTGGACTCACACACCATTTGGATGAGGGTGCAGAAcctttaccccagtgagagtcggtgcagtcttaagaggaagggagaaacttctttcactATAAGTTTAGCTTGGCCATTTGGAAAGGCCCGACTGTTTGAACAGTGCGGACAGATATTTCCTCAGCTTGTTTTATTTTCTGATGCGGTATTTTACCGTTCTGTGCAGCTGTGAACGATGCTTTAAAGTCATAATCAGCCCAAAATACAGGCACCACCATCTAGTTTGACCCTACCTGacctttaacccccccccccccccaccccgaccttcaAACCCAAATCCTAACCACAGTCCACTCTTAATCTGGCTGCTGAGTTGAGCAGCGTTTCCCACAGCAAGAGGTCTTAGAGACTTAAAGTTTGCTCACGGCTGTGTAACTGGGTAAAATTAGAATGCAGATTCAGTGCGACCTGATTGGGGATGTGAGGGATTTACAATCCCTTCCTGAGTTCCACAATaaattaaatatatattaaaaatgtcaGTATAAAACTTTTCCATATCAATTGTTTTTAAACTTTCACATACTTTCTCTTTTTTCTGTCATTTTTATTTTCCGATTTcctggaggcagaggggtttatggAACGAACACCAGAGACTGGCATTTCGGGGTCAACGTTGGGACAAAGGGCGGGCACAAGAGGATCGGagagccctggagagggagtgtaagGGTTGGAGGAAATTATTGAGATAGCGAGGGGCAACGCCATTGAgggatttagaaagaaagaacttgcatttatatatcacctttcacgacctcaggacgtcccaacgcgctttacagccaatgaaatactttcgaAGCGCgttcaccgttgtaatgtaagaaacacagcagccaatttgcgcacagcaagatcccacaagcagcaatgagataaataactgtaggatcttttgcatctatccgagagggcagtcagggcctcgatttaacgtctcgtccgaaacacggcacctccggtagtgcagcactccttcagtactgcactgggagttagTTGTGGTTCACAGGACACTCCAGTGACACCCCTAGTAAGTAGCAAAAATACACAGACCAGaaatccctggagactccaggacaatcttggagggttggcaacactaaattgtgagcgtgtttgtgtggATGTCTGGCGTTGACAGGATCAGGTTCAGCCGTGATGCCCTCCGTGGTTGAATTGCTGACTAGCATCACACACGAAAAACGGCCATTTTGATGAGGCACCAGAGGGCAGTGGAACTATTCTCCAATGAGAGTCAGCAGCGTCTTTGGGACAAGGAGGGGTGAACAAACTCCATCAGTGAAGATCTGAAACATCCCAACAAGTTCACCCTGAAGATCATTTAACTGCGAGACTGGTGGGGTCCAGGGGGTGAGATCCAGGGAGTGAAAATCCAAGTGGATGGGGTTCAGGGGGTGGAAATCATGGGGTTGGGGTCCACAGGGAGGGGACCAGGGTGTGGGGGTCCAGGGTGGGGTTTCAGGGGGTTGGGTCCAGAGGGTGGGGGTCCAGGGGGTTTGATCCAGGAGGTGGGGGTCCAGGGGGTTTGATCCAGGAGGTTGGGGTCCAGGGGGTTTGATCCAGGAGGTGGGGGTCCAGGGGGTTTGATCCAGGGGGTGGGGGTCCAGGGGGTTTGATCCAGGGGGTGGGGGTCCAAGGGGTTTGATCCAGGAGGTGGGGGTCCAGGGGGTTTGATCCAGGGGGTGGGGGACCAGGGGGTTTGATCCAGGAGGTGGGGGTCCAGGGGGTTTGATCCAGGAGGTGGGGGTCCGGGGGATTTGATCCAGGGGGTGGGGGTCCAGGGGGTGGGGGTCCAGGGGGTTTGATCCACGGGGTGGGAGTCCAGGGGGTTTGATCCAGGAGGTGGGGGTCCAGGGGGTTTGATCCATGGGGTGGGGGTCCAGGGGGTTTGATCCAGGGGGTGGGGGTCCAAGGGGTTTGATCCAGGGGGTGGGGGTCCAGGGGGTTTGATCCAGGGGGTGGGGGACCAGGGGGTTTGATCCAGGAGGTgggggtccaggggatttgatcCAGGAGGTGGGGGTCCGGGGGGTTTGATCCAGGGGGTGGGGGTCCAGGTGGTGGGGGTCCAGGGGGTTTGATCCAGGGGGTGGGGGTCCAGGGGGTGGGGGTCCAGGGGGTGGGGGTCCAGGGGGTTTGATCCAGGGGGTGGGGGTCCAGGGGGTGGGGGTCCAGGGGGTGGGGGTCCAGGGGGTGGGGATCCAGGGGGTGGTGGTCCAGGGGGTTTGATCCAGGAGGTGGGGGTCCAGGGGGTGGGGGTCCAGGGGGTATGATCCAGGGGGTTTGATCCAGGAGGTGGGGGTCCAGGGGGTTTGATCCAGGAGGTGGGGGTCCAGGGGGTATGATCCAGGGGGTGGGGGACCAGGGGGTTTGATCCAGGAGGTGGGGGTCCAGGGGGGTTGATCCAGGAGGTGGGGGTCCGGGGGGTTTGATCCAGGAGGTGGGGGTCCAGGGAGTGGGGGTCCAGGGGGTTTGATCCAGGGGCTTTGATCCAGGAGGTGGGGGTCCAGGGGGTTTGATCCAGGGGGTGGGAGTCCAGGGGGTTTGATCCAGGAGGTGGGGGTCCAGGGAGTTTGATCCAGGAGGTGGGGGTCCAGGGGGTTTGATCCAGGAGGTGGGGGTCCAGGGGGTTTGATCCAGGGGGTGGGGGTCCAGGGGGTTTGATCCAGGGGGTGGGGGTCCAAGGGGTTTGATCCAGGAGGTGGGGGTCCAGGGGGTTTGATCCAGGGGGTGGGGGACCAGGGGGTTTGATCCAGGAGGTGGGGGTCCAGGGGGTTTGATCCAGGAGGTGGGGGTCCGGGGGGTTTGATCCAGGGGGTGGGGGTCCAGGGGGTGGGGGTCCAGGGGGTTGATCCACGGGGTGGGGTCCAGGGGGTTTGATCCAGGAGGTGGGGGTCCAGGGGGTTTGATCCATGGGGTGGGGGGTCCAGGGGGTTTGATCCAGGGGGTGGGGGTCCAAGGGGTTTGATCCAGGGGGTGGGGGTCCAGGGGGGTTTGATCCAGGGGGTGGGGGACCAGGGGGTTTGATCCAGGAGGTgggggtccaggggatttgatcCAGGAGGTGGGGGACCGGGGGGTTTGATCCAGGGGGTGGGGGTCCAGGGGGTGGGggtccagggggtggggggtccagggggtgggggtccagggggtttgatccaggggggtgggggtccagGGGGTGGGGGTCCAGGGGGTGGGGGTCCAGGGGGTTTGATCCAGGGGGTGGGGGTCCAGGGGGTTTGACCCAGGAGGTGGGGGTCCAGGGGGTGGGGGTCCAGGGGGTATGATCCAGGGGGTGGGGGTCCAGGGGGTTTGATCCAGGAGGTGGGGGTCCAGAGGGTTTGTTCCAGGAGGTGGGGGTCCAGGGGGTTTGATCCAGGGGGGTGGGGGACCAGGGGGTTGATCCAGGAGGTGGGGGGTCCAGGGGGGTTGATCCAGGAGGTGGGGGTCCGGGGGGTTTGATCCAGGAGGTGGGGGTCCAGGGGTGGGGTCCAGGGGGTTTGATCCAGGGGGTTTGATCCAGGAGGTGGGGGTCCAGGAGTTTGATCAGGGGGTGGGAGTCCAGGGGGTTTGATCCAGGGGGTGGGGGTCCAAGGGGTTTGATCCAGGAGGTGGGGGTCCAGGGGGTTTGATCCAGGGGGTGGGGGTCCAGGGGGTTTGATCCAGGGGGTGAGGGACCAGGGGGTTTGATCCAGGAGGTGGGGGTCCAGGGGGTTTGATCCAGGAGGTGGGGGTCCAGGGGgtccggggggtgggggtccggggggtgggggtccggggggtgggggtccaggGGGTGGGGGTCCAGGGGGTGGGGGTCCAGGGGGTTTGATCCAGGGGGTGGGGGTCCAGGGGGTTTGATCCAGGGGGTGGGGGTCCAGGGGGTGGGGGTCCAGGGGGTTTGATCCAGGAGGTGGGGGTCCAGGAGGTGGGGGTCCAGGGGGTGGGGGTCCAGGGGGTATGATCCAGGGGGTGGGGGTCCAGGGGGTTTGATCCAGGAGGTGGGGGTCCAGGGGGTTTGATCCAGGAGGTGGGGGTCCAGGGGGTATGATCCAGGGGGTGGGGGACCAGGGGGTTTGATCCAGGAGGTGGGGGTCCAGGGGGGTTGATCCAGGAGGTGGGGATCCGGGGGGTTTGATCCAGGAGGTGGGggtccagggggtggggggtccagGGGGTTTGATCCAGGGGGTGGGGGTCCAGGGGGTTTGATCCAGGAGGTGGGGGTCCAGGGGGTTTGATCCAGGGGGTTTGATCCAGGGGGTGGGGGTCCAAGGGGTTTGATCCAGGAGGTGGGGGTTTGATCCAGGGGGTTTGATCCAGGGGGTGGGGGACCAGGGGGTTTGATCCAGGAGGTGGGGGTCCAGGGGTATTGATCCAGGGGGTGGGGGTCCAGGGGGTATGATCCAGGGGGTGGGGGTCCAGGGGGTTTGATCCAGGGGGTGGGGGTCCAGGGGGTTTGATCCAGGGGGTGGGGGTCCAGGGGGTTTGATCCAGGGGGTGGGGGACCAGGGGGTTTGATCCAGGGGGTGGGGGACCAGAAGGTTTGATCCAGGGGGTGGGGGACCAGGGGGTTTGATCCAGGGGGTGGGGGACCAGGGGGTTTGATCCAGGGGGTTTGATCCAGGGGGTGGGGGTCCAGGGGGTTTGATCCAGGGGGTGGGGGACCAGGGGGTTTGATCCAGGGAGTGGGGGTCCAGGGAGTTTGATCCAGGGGGTGGGGGTCCAGGGAGTTtgatccagggggtggggggtccagGGAGTTTGATCCAGGGGGTGGGGGTCCAGGGGGTTTGATCCAGGGGGTGGGGGTCCAGGGGGTTtgatccagggggtggggggtccagGGGGTTTGATCCAGGGGGTGGGGGTCCAGGGAGTTtgatccagggggtggggggtccagggggtttgatccagggggtgggggtccagggggtttgatccagggggtgggggaccagggggtttgatccagggggtgggggaccagggggtttgatccagggggtgggggtccagggggtttgatccagggggtgggggaccagggggtttgatccagggggtgggggaccagggggtttgatccagggggtgggggtccagggggtttgatccagggggtgggggtccagggggtttgatccagggggtgggggtgactTTGGGCTTTAGTCAGTTTGACAATGTCGCTGTTTGAATGGGTTTTTCGGGATCTCACTCAGATCCTGTTGTGTTGGAGGCCCCGCTGACAGCGGTAGCCGAGAGTTGCTGCAGGTGAAGGTCTCCAGCTGATCGCACACACACAGCATGCGGAACCAGAGCATCCCGGAACCTTTCTCCCGGGGATGGCGGAAGTGCTGTTCCCCCTCCGGTGGGAATAGACGGCGGGTTTCCGGTGGTGGAGGTGAGTGAATCGGGCCCCgagcgggaggagggagagagggagggaggggggagaggggagggaggtgagggagggggagagaggcggagagaggccctCGGATTCCAGGCAGTTTCTGTTGTTCATTGGGAGGGGCCGAATGTCCTGggaccccggggggaggggccgaatgtcctgggaccccggggggaggggccgaatgtcctgggaccccggggggaggggctgaatgtcctgggacccccccccccggggggaggggccgaatgtcctggcaccccggggggaggggccgaatgtcctgggaccccggggggaggggccgaatgtcctgggacccccccccccccccagggggaggggctgaatgtcctgggaccccgggggggaggggctgaatgtcctgggacccccggggggaggggctgaatgtcctgggacccccccggggggaggggctgaatgtcctgtcGTGGCTCCAATTCTTGAAGTGGGGAAGGGGTTACGTTTCCTGAGGTGGTGGAGGAGCGAAATTTCCTGTGGGGGCGCGGTTGAATTTCCTGAGATCTGGCGGAGGGGGGCAGGATATTAATGCAATTGAAATTATTAAGCAGTGAGGGTAGAAACTGCTGGAAAACTGAACTAatattccaacccccccccccccccccgaaaagaTCTCTGAGGGTGAGATCACTGTCCCGGGCCGTGTTGTGCAAATGACCCAGTGAGCTTGTTACAGGCACAGTTATCGCATCCCCCTCCTCGCCAGGGGTTTCACTGGGTGCATCTGACTGGATACATCCCCGTCCCTCCCGGTCCCTGTCGGTGTCGGTACCTGGGCTGGTGCATGGCGGACGGTTTGGCACAGTCTCTCGGGTTATTAATGCTCGTTGCATTCACCGGTCTGATAGGGCGAAAGCCTCCTTTGTGCCG includes:
- the LOC137300356 gene encoding proline-rich protein 2-like; this translates as MDQTPWTPTSWIKPPGPHPVDQPPGPPPPGPPPPGSNPPDPHLLDQTPWTPTSWIKPPGPPPPGSNPLDPHLLDQTPWTPTPWIKPPGPPPPGSNPLDPHLLDQTPWTPTSWIKLPGPPPPGSNPLDSHPLDQTPWTPTSWIKAPGSNPLDPHSLDPHLLDQTPRTPTSWINPPGPPPPGSNPLVPHPLDHTPWTPTSWIKPPGPPPPGSNPLDHTPWTPTPWTPTSWIKPPGPPPPGSPPPGPPPPGPPPPGPPPPGSNPLDPHPLDPHPLDPHPLDQTPWTPTTWTPTPWIKPPGPPPPGSNPLDPHLLDQTPWSPTPWIKPPGPPPPGSNPLDPHPLDQTPWTPTPWIKPPGPPPPGSNPLDSHPVDQTPWTPTPWTPTPWIKSPGPPPPGSNPLDPHLLDQTPWSPTPWIKPPGPPPPGSNPLDPHPLDQTPWTPTPWIKPPGPPPPGSNPLDPNLLDQTPWTPTSWIKPPGPPPSGPNPLKPHPGPPHPGPLPVDPNPMISTP